The following proteins are co-located in the Vigna unguiculata cultivar IT97K-499-35 chromosome 9, ASM411807v1, whole genome shotgun sequence genome:
- the LOC114164459 gene encoding TMV resistance protein N-like isoform X2, with protein MVEQRIMSVVPSSSNSCTKKYDVFISYRGKDTRKNFSTHLYEALMQKKVETYVDEDIEKDPSHVRNQTGRFMESFVKHEGEPNCIKWKTALTQAANLAGWSSQNYRTDSELLKDIVEDVLEKLPPRCRNQCKGWWKTLHGKPSFKQLQMKKVPNAKQQRK; from the exons ATGGTTGAGCAGAGAATTATGAGTGTTGTTCCATCTTCCTCTAACTCTTgtacaaaaaaatatgatgttttTATAAGCTATCGAGGTAAAGACACACGCAAGAACTTCAGCACCCATCTTTATGAGGCTTTGATGCAAAAGAAAGTGGAAACCTATGTAGATGAAGATATTGAAAAGG ATCCATCCCATGTCAGGAACCAAACTGGGAGGTTTATGGAGAGCTTTGTAAAACATGAAGGAGAACCCAACTGCATAAAATGGAAAACTGCTCTCACTCAAGCAGCCAACTTAGCTGGATGGAGCTCTCAAAATTATAG GACTGACTCTGAATTACTTAAGGACATTGTTGAAGATGTTTTGGAAAAATTGCCTCCTAGATGCAGAAACCAATGTAAAGGATG GTGGAAAACCTTACACGGAAAGCCCagcttcaagcaattgcaaatGAAGAAAGTGCCAAATGCAAAGCAGCAGAGAAAGTGA
- the LOC114164459 gene encoding disease resistance protein RLM3-like isoform X1 — translation MVEQRIMSVVPSSSNSCTKKYDVFISYRGKDTRKNFSTHLYEALMQKKVETYVDEDIEKGNEISAALMKAIEDSRVSIVVFSKNFASSKWCLNELIKIMDCKKELGQIVIPVFYNTDPSHVRNQTGRFMESFVKHEGEPNCIKWKTALTQAANLAGWSSQNYRTDSELLKDIVEDVLEKLPPRCRNQCKGWWKTLHGKPSFKQLQMKKVPNAKQQRK, via the exons ATGGTTGAGCAGAGAATTATGAGTGTTGTTCCATCTTCCTCTAACTCTTgtacaaaaaaatatgatgttttTATAAGCTATCGAGGTAAAGACACACGCAAGAACTTCAGCACCCATCTTTATGAGGCTTTGATGCAAAAGAAAGTGGAAACCTATGTAGATGAAGATATTGAAAAGGGTAATGAAATCTCAGCAGCACTCATGAAAGCCATTGAAGATTCTCGTGTATCTATTGTTGTGTTTTCAAAGAATTTTGCTTCTTCAAAGTGGTGCTTGAATGAACTCATAAAGATTATGGATTGCAAGAAAGAGTTGGGACAGATTGTAATACCAGTGTTCTACAACACAGATCCATCCCATGTCAGGAACCAAACTGGGAGGTTTATGGAGAGCTTTGTAAAACATGAAGGAGAACCCAACTGCATAAAATGGAAAACTGCTCTCACTCAAGCAGCCAACTTAGCTGGATGGAGCTCTCAAAATTATAG GACTGACTCTGAATTACTTAAGGACATTGTTGAAGATGTTTTGGAAAAATTGCCTCCTAGATGCAGAAACCAATGTAAAGGATG GTGGAAAACCTTACACGGAAAGCCCagcttcaagcaattgcaaatGAAGAAAGTGCCAAATGCAAAGCAGCAGAGAAAGTGA
- the LOC114196068 gene encoding uncharacterized protein LOC114196068: protein MASSKGIACGGNFHVAANFGIQSRSGLAMQPPCSVAIGRSTARAGRISAALATERASVTKVELPGKRKAGANDAVEGQERLDRWMKESVVEIVKNLREAPLLVQVYPKLGAEAATTTEKRVLVEDWPAVKERWEKGESPMPEGVIFVEELEGDEAEEGRGERTTRAWGVVVQGKGVGCGPVCYLLKTCRVGSGPGNGMGICSTHFCLVKVNELRETVQSQLKNCWLLQSEWK from the coding sequence ATGGCGTCGTCTAAGGGCATTGCTTGCGGCGGAAACTTCCACGTCGCAGCTAACTTCGGAATCCAGAGCCGGAGCGGTCTGGCCATGCAACCACCGTGCTCCGTTGCGATCGGGCGGTCGACGGCGAGGGCGGGGAGGATCTCGGCGGCGTTGGCGACTGAACGGGCGAGTGTGACGAAGGTGGAGCTTCCCGGGAAGCGGAAGGCAGGAGCGAACGACGCCGTTGAGGGACAGGAGAGGCTGGACAGGTGGATGAAGGAGTCGGTGGTGGAGATTGTGAAGAATTTGAGAGAAGCGCCATTGCTGGTGCAGGTTTACCCCAAATTAGGAGCGGAGGCGGCCACGACGACGGAGAAGAGGGTGTTGGTGGAGGACTGGCCGGCGGTGAAGGAAAGATGGGAGAAGGGTGAGTCGCCGATGCCGGAGGGAGTGATATTCGTGGAGGAGTTGGAGGGCGATGAGGCGGAGGAGGGCCGGGGAGAGAGGACGACGAGGGCGTGGGGGGTGGTGGTTCAGGGGAAGGGCGTCGGATGCGGGCCGGTTTGCTATTTACTAAAGACGTGTCGGGTCGGGTCGGGCCCCGGTAATGGGATGGGGATTTGTTCGACCCATTTTTGCTTGGTGAAAGTGAATGAGTTGAGGGAAACGGTGCAGTCGCAGCTGAAGAATTGTTGGCTTTTGCAGAGTGAGTGGAAGTGA